One Natrinema marinum genomic window carries:
- a CDS encoding ABC transporter substrate-binding protein, producing MTDIDIDSQQAAIDECQGDPGDRPVLRARFEHNGSPRYLLYTITRFGYDHDHGFHLDLRLVSDELESGLETVEAKLQEGDADLIDIDYVSTARERADGAPIVAFHPYGQTVGGLVAPDESPIEGLADLSGRRIGVVRRLDKNWILVRAACREFHGFDPDETATPVEAGSKVELTRLLRDGEVDAVLQFWQIIPEIVETGPYREVLPMSRLVGRLADTDGDRPIPVSTFLTSEAYLADHPDAVRGFQGAYRDAVERLQRDDDLWKEIGAQLMYEDDPAVIRAVRDRWRAMVVPDWDASTVAGMERLFDRLKAVAGADALGVDELPEGLFRTDLEVEA from the coding sequence ATGACCGACATCGACATCGATTCCCAACAGGCCGCCATCGACGAGTGCCAGGGCGACCCCGGCGACCGACCGGTGTTGCGCGCGCGGTTCGAGCACAACGGCAGCCCCCGGTACCTGCTCTATACGATCACGCGCTTCGGTTACGACCACGACCACGGCTTCCACCTCGACTTGCGACTGGTCTCCGACGAACTCGAGTCCGGCCTCGAGACCGTCGAGGCGAAACTTCAGGAGGGCGACGCCGACCTGATCGACATCGACTACGTCTCGACGGCCCGCGAGCGCGCCGACGGCGCGCCGATCGTCGCCTTCCACCCCTACGGGCAGACGGTCGGCGGCCTCGTCGCGCCGGACGAGTCGCCGATCGAGGGTCTCGCGGACCTCTCCGGGCGCCGCATCGGCGTCGTCAGGCGACTCGACAAGAACTGGATCCTCGTCCGGGCGGCCTGTCGGGAGTTCCACGGCTTCGATCCCGACGAGACGGCGACGCCGGTCGAGGCCGGCTCGAAGGTCGAACTCACTCGACTGCTCCGCGACGGCGAGGTCGACGCTGTCCTCCAGTTCTGGCAGATCATTCCGGAGATCGTCGAGACCGGCCCCTACCGGGAGGTGCTCCCGATGTCGCGGCTGGTCGGTCGCCTGGCCGATACCGACGGCGACCGACCGATCCCCGTCTCGACGTTCCTGACGAGCGAGGCGTACCTGGCCGATCACCCCGACGCTGTTCGCGGGTTTCAGGGTGCCTACCGGGACGCCGTCGAGCGCTTACAGCGCGACGACGACCTCTGGAAGGAGATCGGCGCGCAGCTCATGTACGAAGACGATCCCGCCGTCATCCGGGCCGTCCGCGATCGGTGGCGCGCGATGGTCGTCCCCGACTGGGACGCCTCGACCGTCGCGGGGATGGAGCGGCTG
- a CDS encoding ABC transporter substrate-binding protein, whose protein sequence is MLAHQSVRLFHLPFSFMLPQTVASERGYFREEGLAVDLIERDRRDVEVKYIPAEETLTEDYDVDLYPICKWESIRRTWEMDDGRIVANGTFAELPYTVFTRPDSDLETPADLADVPVGVNLRTGQEYTARKAIEEHVPPDAVDLVGCGMPTDRLRALSEGRVDAVTLIDPHSTLADHLGFRRLLEYDNHMGIVGSDAVDRDLLEAFLCAYERAVADINAEPDAFRDTYLEMLEAEESIAPALFDEVDVAAVREDLTVPRYEVPDPVDRDELDDHLAWMQARDLLDGDATIDDIVAPL, encoded by the coding sequence ATGTTAGCACACCAATCGGTTCGGCTGTTCCACCTCCCCTTCTCGTTCATGCTACCCCAGACGGTGGCGAGCGAACGGGGGTACTTCCGCGAAGAGGGGCTCGCGGTCGATCTAATCGAGCGCGACCGACGCGATGTGGAGGTAAAGTATATCCCCGCCGAGGAGACGCTGACCGAGGACTACGACGTGGACCTCTATCCCATCTGCAAGTGGGAGAGCATCCGCCGGACGTGGGAGATGGACGACGGGCGCATCGTCGCGAACGGTACCTTCGCCGAACTCCCCTATACCGTCTTCACTCGGCCCGATTCCGACCTCGAGACGCCGGCCGACCTCGCCGACGTGCCGGTCGGCGTCAACCTGCGGACCGGTCAGGAGTACACTGCCAGAAAGGCCATTGAGGAGCACGTTCCCCCCGACGCGGTCGACCTCGTCGGCTGCGGGATGCCGACCGATCGGCTCCGGGCGCTCTCCGAGGGCCGGGTCGACGCCGTGACGCTCATCGACCCCCACAGCACGCTGGCCGATCACCTCGGCTTCCGGCGACTCCTCGAGTACGACAACCACATGGGGATCGTCGGGAGCGACGCGGTCGACCGCGACCTGCTCGAGGCGTTCCTGTGCGCTTACGAACGCGCGGTCGCCGACATCAACGCCGAGCCGGACGCGTTCCGGGACACCTACCTCGAGATGCTCGAAGCGGAGGAATCGATCGCGCCGGCCCTGTTCGACGAGGTCGACGTGGCTGCCGTCCGCGAGGATCTCACCGTGCCGCGCTACGAGGTGCCCGACCCCGTCGACCGCGACGAACTCGACGACCACCTCGCGTGGATGCAGGCCCGCGACCTGCTCGACGGGGACGCGACGATCGACGATATCGTCGCGCCACTCTGA
- a CDS encoding cupin domain-containing protein, whose protein sequence is MQQLSTTRAAFDEVADGVYLADLPTGQRAGMVYWRIESGATLPVHKHANEQIGFVLEGELTALVEGEEYPLEAGDSYLFRRNERHGAENRTDEDAVGIGVLAPPREEPDWRQTPSRSRADRA, encoded by the coding sequence ATGCAGCAGCTATCGACGACCCGCGCGGCGTTCGACGAGGTCGCGGACGGAGTGTACCTCGCGGACCTGCCGACGGGGCAACGAGCGGGAATGGTCTACTGGCGGATCGAATCGGGGGCGACGCTACCGGTCCACAAACACGCGAACGAGCAGATCGGGTTCGTCCTCGAGGGCGAACTCACCGCGCTCGTCGAGGGCGAGGAGTACCCCCTCGAGGCCGGCGATTCGTACCTGTTCCGGCGCAACGAGCGCCACGGCGCGGAGAACCGGACCGACGAGGACGCCGTCGGCATCGGGGTCCTCGCGCCACCGCGCGAGGAGCCCGACTGGCGACAGACGCCGTCGCGCTCGCGGGCCGACCGGGCCTGA
- a CDS encoding VOC family protein: protein MDAVDHINVDVDALEPCYEFYRDTLELELVRPPEDFQGEHAMFRAGETVVTLAQTGRAENWDERGLAHPLDKAHLAFATDRERYESLIDEVDGQFPKQGPYDWDEFEGFYFLDPDGNLLEVITYDAPDGERSRPLLTHDDVE, encoded by the coding sequence ATGGACGCCGTCGATCACATCAACGTCGACGTCGACGCGCTCGAGCCCTGCTACGAGTTCTATCGCGACACGCTCGAACTCGAACTGGTCAGACCCCCCGAAGACTTTCAGGGCGAACACGCGATGTTCCGGGCCGGCGAGACGGTCGTCACGCTCGCCCAGACTGGTCGCGCCGAGAACTGGGACGAGCGTGGGCTCGCCCACCCGCTCGACAAGGCACACCTGGCGTTTGCCACCGACCGCGAGCGCTACGAGTCGCTGATAGACGAGGTAGACGGGCAGTTCCCGAAGCAGGGACCGTACGACTGGGACGAGTTCGAGGGGTTCTACTTCCTCGATCCGGACGGAAACCTGCTCGAGGTGATCACGTACGACGCGCCCGACGGCGAGCGGTCGCGGCCGCTGCTCACACACGACGACGTCGAGTAA
- a CDS encoding HTH domain-containing protein codes for MSADETAVPAVETALWGDVRIECYVRSGIPGAVSRHVGTLVDRLRTLADRDTVADVRVDQWPSRHAFADEPSRTRNDLVVEFERWADRRGYSLEPAFRRQEVPTSPLGLDDEARERVRVPLLALALYGADDRLRGVVPYTDHPQPDEGRTYTVEQWLTAAETQAVEPPLETSSDEPTTFLRGRQ; via the coding sequence ATGTCTGCCGATGAGACTGCCGTGCCGGCCGTCGAGACGGCGCTCTGGGGCGACGTCCGGATCGAGTGTTACGTACGCTCCGGCATCCCCGGGGCGGTCTCTCGGCACGTCGGGACGCTCGTCGACCGCCTTCGGACGCTCGCCGACCGCGACACCGTCGCCGACGTTCGGGTCGATCAGTGGCCGTCGCGACACGCCTTCGCGGACGAGCCCTCGCGGACCCGTAACGACCTCGTCGTCGAGTTCGAACGCTGGGCCGACCGACGGGGGTACTCGCTCGAGCCGGCCTTCCGCCGACAGGAGGTACCTACGTCGCCGCTCGGTCTCGACGACGAGGCGCGCGAGCGGGTCCGGGTCCCGCTGCTGGCGTTGGCGCTCTATGGAGCCGACGACCGGCTCCGCGGCGTCGTCCCGTATACGGATCACCCGCAGCCGGACGAGGGCCGAACGTACACCGTCGAGCAGTGGCTGACCGCGGCCGAAACGCAGGCCGTCGAGCCCCCCCTCGAGACGTCGTCCGACGAGCCGACGACGTTCCTGCGCGGGCGACAGTAA
- a CDS encoding MarR family transcriptional regulator: MNTSNQHQPVPDEIASPQAKLVYLSLRVGGQARATDLQRTLGLSKLTLFAVLESLTAKDLVRRTEGGYVCR; encoded by the coding sequence ATGAATACGAGTAACCAACACCAGCCGGTCCCGGACGAAATCGCCTCGCCGCAGGCGAAACTCGTCTATCTCTCCCTCCGCGTCGGCGGCCAAGCGCGAGCGACCGACCTTCAGCGGACGCTCGGGCTGTCCAAGCTCACGCTCTTTGCCGTCCTCGAGTCGCTCACCGCCAAGGACCTCGTTCGACGCACGGAGGGCGGCTATGTCTGCCGATGA
- the lwrS gene encoding LWR-salt protein codes for MDARYAFRVRVRLEPAREGVSLEPGSAATTVTLFREAPEPGTESWLFFRNTLWRGEVGDEDYARRLAAEWLGVPERTVEAVDFRELQTDEAYFDALKGEIAADLAAFKAETVSEALSKYLGSSVRVTDSDE; via the coding sequence ATGGACGCCCGCTACGCCTTCCGCGTTCGGGTCCGACTCGAGCCTGCTCGAGAGGGTGTCTCCCTCGAACCGGGCAGCGCGGCGACGACGGTCACCCTGTTTCGCGAGGCTCCGGAGCCGGGCACCGAGAGCTGGTTGTTCTTCCGCAACACGTTGTGGCGCGGCGAGGTAGGAGACGAGGACTACGCCCGCCGCCTCGCTGCCGAGTGGCTCGGCGTCCCCGAGCGGACCGTCGAGGCCGTCGACTTCCGCGAACTCCAGACCGACGAGGCGTACTTCGACGCGTTGAAAGGCGAAATCGCCGCGGATCTCGCGGCGTTCAAAGCCGAGACCGTCTCTGAAGCCCTTTCGAAGTATCTGGGCTCGAGCGTTCGCGTGACCGATTCGGACGAGTGA
- a CDS encoding 4a-hydroxytetrahydrobiopterin dehydratase: protein MADLLSDDEIEAELPDEWTRDGDEIVRVYEFDDYLRGVNFAQMVGEIAEAQFHHPEIVIRYSEIEVRLTSHEEGGITDADLEMADLIESERNA from the coding sequence ATGGCTGACCTGCTTTCCGACGACGAAATCGAGGCGGAACTCCCAGACGAGTGGACGCGCGACGGCGACGAGATCGTTCGCGTCTACGAGTTCGACGACTACCTCCGCGGCGTCAACTTCGCCCAGATGGTCGGCGAGATCGCCGAAGCGCAGTTCCACCACCCCGAGATCGTCATCCGCTACTCGGAAATCGAGGTTCGGCTGACCTCCCACGAGGAAGGCGGCATCACCGACGCCGACCTCGAGATGGCAGACCTGATCGAGTCCGAGCGCAACGCCTGA
- a CDS encoding helix-turn-helix domain-containing protein, with amino-acid sequence MSTIADLRLPAAETALAIAFERAPAATFELESSVSKTRPSLWVDGVDHETADAAFAADPSVETAELLVETDSRLLYDVTFSEGSGTNRLWDDLLADGGSLLEARATDGWWQVTVRYRDRDTLCDAYDQLVERGVNADLRRVTDVTDVGGHETRLTPEQQEALEAALEYGYFEIPRSISMEELAGELGISHQALSERFRRAYETLVDAELQPAGEQSRLD; translated from the coding sequence ATGTCGACGATAGCCGACCTTCGGCTTCCCGCGGCGGAGACGGCGCTGGCGATCGCCTTCGAGCGCGCGCCGGCGGCCACGTTCGAACTCGAGTCCTCGGTATCGAAGACCCGGCCGTCGCTGTGGGTAGACGGTGTCGATCACGAGACCGCCGACGCCGCCTTCGCGGCGGATCCGTCGGTCGAGACCGCGGAACTCCTCGTCGAGACGGATTCGCGGCTGCTGTACGACGTGACGTTTTCGGAGGGGTCGGGCACGAACCGGCTCTGGGACGACCTGCTCGCCGACGGCGGCTCGTTGCTCGAGGCGCGGGCGACCGACGGCTGGTGGCAGGTGACGGTGCGCTACCGCGACCGGGACACGCTCTGTGACGCCTACGACCAGTTGGTCGAGCGCGGCGTCAACGCCGACCTCCGACGGGTGACCGACGTGACCGATGTCGGCGGCCACGAGACGCGGCTGACGCCCGAGCAACAGGAGGCCCTCGAGGCGGCCCTCGAGTATGGCTACTTCGAGATTCCACGCAGCATTTCGATGGAGGAGTTGGCCGGAGAACTGGGCATCTCCCATCAGGCGCTCTCCGAGCGGTTCCGCCGGGCCTACGAGACGCTGGTCGACGCTGAACTCCAGCCCGCGGGCGAGCAGTCGCGGCTCGACTGA
- a CDS encoding MATE family efflux transporter, whose amino-acid sequence MKARQLAVVSILVSALERLGIIDAERFWPTMELAWPRIVTGFAIMSKQTADLAMVGVAVGTAGTAGLAFALGYWQLVTMLGLGLAGGTVTLVSQNYGGEAADRASLAVSQSAVLAVALSIPVVAVFLAFAGPLIDLLGADPAPRRYGTTYLVYVAPAVVFELLNLVASRTYTGVGDTFTEMMARAGGAILNIVLSGAFIFGLGMGVAGAAIGTTLASGFVTLVLAWGMFGRSYGRLGMQPSPVPITRSSPPFDAAMIRQLIEIATPEIGRRLAQGLVVFPLLWIAATFGPVVVTALEVGRRVRGLINSVNWGLSLASSSLVGQHLGAAEETEADAYGAAIIRLSTVLYAGVAALVMIFAEPIAGLFVSDPDALAQAAVFVVVGAVSSVTFGIDGAAAGALLGAGDTRWPFVASLLGRYAFALPAAALGLVTPLGVGGLYLALFLETAVPGGINYWLFRSGRWKAVSRRYRPSSEPG is encoded by the coding sequence ATGAAAGCGCGGCAGCTCGCCGTCGTCTCGATTCTCGTGAGCGCGCTCGAGCGCCTGGGGATCATCGACGCCGAGCGGTTCTGGCCGACGATGGAGCTCGCGTGGCCCCGGATCGTCACGGGCTTTGCGATCATGTCCAAGCAGACGGCCGACCTCGCGATGGTCGGGGTCGCCGTCGGCACCGCCGGCACCGCGGGACTGGCGTTCGCGCTCGGCTACTGGCAGCTGGTGACGATGCTGGGACTCGGCCTCGCGGGCGGCACCGTCACGCTCGTCTCGCAGAACTACGGCGGCGAGGCGGCCGATCGCGCGTCGCTGGCCGTCTCCCAGAGCGCCGTGCTCGCGGTCGCGCTGTCGATCCCGGTCGTGGCCGTATTTCTCGCCTTCGCCGGGCCCCTGATCGACCTGCTCGGCGCCGACCCGGCCCCGCGTCGCTACGGGACGACCTACCTCGTCTACGTCGCGCCGGCCGTGGTCTTCGAACTGCTCAATCTCGTCGCCAGTCGCACGTACACGGGCGTCGGCGACACGTTCACGGAGATGATGGCTCGCGCCGGCGGGGCGATACTCAACATCGTCCTCAGCGGCGCGTTCATCTTCGGACTCGGGATGGGCGTCGCCGGCGCGGCGATCGGGACGACGCTCGCGAGCGGGTTCGTGACGCTCGTCCTCGCGTGGGGGATGTTCGGCCGCTCGTACGGCCGGCTCGGGATGCAGCCGAGCCCCGTCCCGATCACGCGCTCGAGCCCGCCGTTCGACGCGGCGATGATCCGCCAGTTGATCGAGATCGCTACGCCGGAGATCGGCCGCCGGCTCGCCCAGGGGCTCGTCGTCTTCCCGCTGCTGTGGATCGCCGCCACGTTCGGGCCGGTCGTCGTCACGGCCCTCGAGGTGGGCCGGCGCGTGCGCGGGCTGATCAATAGCGTCAACTGGGGGCTGTCGCTGGCCTCGAGTTCGCTGGTCGGCCAGCACCTAGGCGCGGCCGAGGAGACCGAGGCGGACGCTTACGGAGCGGCGATCATCCGGCTCTCGACCGTCCTCTACGCGGGGGTAGCCGCGCTGGTGATGATATTCGCCGAGCCGATCGCGGGGCTGTTCGTCTCCGACCCCGATGCGCTCGCGCAGGCGGCCGTCTTCGTCGTCGTCGGCGCGGTCAGTTCCGTCACCTTTGGGATCGACGGGGCCGCGGCGGGGGCGCTGCTGGGGGCCGGCGACACCCGCTGGCCGTTCGTCGCCTCGCTGCTCGGCCGGTACGCGTTCGCGCTCCCGGCGGCCGCGCTGGGACTGGTCACGCCGCTCGGCGTCGGCGGCCTCTATCTGGCGCTCTTCCTCGAGACGGCCGTGCCGGGCGGGATCAACTACTGGCTGTTCCGGTCCGGCCGGTGGAAGGCCGTGAGCCGGCGGTATCGGCCGTCCTCGGAGCCCGGCTGA
- a CDS encoding geranylgeranyl reductase family protein — MYDFVVVGVGPPGARFARRAAEDGYDVLALEKGTIGEPLACSGHVSTDIWEFTGEGARDELFQNEIYGARFHVGGPRSDAYPFYKREVASNVIDRVGLDRHLAERAREAGADVREDHTVTEVSEHRDRVAIVANGPDGTLEVEAKMLAGCDGPRSRVRDQLELPQPEELLHGVLAFSEEDDHQDFVDVHLTPPTFFAWRIPRGEAGVEYGLAAPPGVQVTKHFEELIDGYEIDVSHRCSGAIPIGPPDRVTTRRAFLIGDAAAQTKPFTGGGILYGMTSADHAAREIDPDRPTSLAAYERAWRADLEREQELGRWLRRAYSLPEPVQRLGLSALSGEIGVHMDRPTSLLSIDHLRAVLSRS, encoded by the coding sequence ATGTACGATTTCGTCGTCGTCGGCGTCGGGCCGCCGGGCGCGCGCTTCGCCCGACGGGCCGCCGAAGACGGCTACGACGTGCTCGCCCTCGAGAAGGGGACCATCGGGGAGCCACTGGCCTGTTCGGGCCACGTCAGCACCGACATCTGGGAGTTCACCGGCGAGGGCGCTCGCGACGAGCTGTTCCAGAACGAGATCTACGGGGCGCGATTCCACGTCGGCGGCCCGCGCAGCGACGCCTACCCGTTCTACAAGCGCGAGGTGGCCTCGAACGTCATCGACCGCGTCGGACTCGACCGCCACCTCGCGGAGCGGGCCCGCGAGGCGGGTGCAGACGTTCGCGAGGATCACACCGTCACCGAGGTCTCCGAGCACCGCGACCGCGTCGCAATCGTCGCGAACGGTCCCGACGGCACCCTCGAGGTCGAGGCGAAGATGCTCGCCGGCTGCGACGGCCCGCGCTCGAGAGTGCGCGACCAACTCGAGTTGCCCCAGCCCGAGGAGTTGCTTCACGGCGTTCTCGCCTTTTCCGAGGAGGACGACCACCAGGACTTCGTCGACGTTCACCTCACGCCGCCGACCTTTTTCGCGTGGCGCATCCCCCGCGGGGAGGCCGGCGTCGAGTACGGGCTGGCGGCCCCGCCGGGCGTGCAGGTGACCAAACACTTCGAGGAACTGATCGACGGCTACGAGATCGACGTCTCCCACCGCTGCTCGGGGGCGATCCCGATCGGCCCCCCGGACCGCGTCACGACGCGGCGGGCCTTCCTCATCGGCGACGCAGCCGCTCAGACCAAGCCTTTCACCGGCGGCGGCATCCTCTACGGCATGACCAGCGCCGACCACGCCGCCCGCGAGATCGACCCCGACCGGCCGACCTCGCTCGCGGCCTACGAGCGGGCCTGGCGCGCGGACCTGGAGCGCGAGCAGGAACTCGGCCGCTGGCTTCGGCGGGCGTACTCGCTGCCGGAGCCGGTCCAGCGGCTCGGTCTGAGCGCGCTGTCGGGCGAGATCGGCGTCCACATGGACCGGCCGACGTCGCTGCTCTCGATCGATCACCTCAGAGCGGTGCTCTCACGGTCGTGA
- a CDS encoding cyclase family protein → MRDLLTADDTTLIDLSIGLEDGVASEPTPPKIDAFDHEAGAQRLAETLQAQGYDVAAEDFPDGMGLAWEDLEVIPHAGTHMDAPWHYGPEVDGEPAKTIEEIPLEWCRGSAVVLDFRRMEPGAEIGVDDLEEALDDLGHELSPGEIVLIQTGADELWGQPEYLTEFPGMGAEGTKYLVEQGVKVIGTDAYGFDKPFTAMGERYVESGDEDELWPAHFAGREVEYCQIEKMANLDALPRKTDVPIVAFPIKIENASGGWVRPVAVIDDETGGDLA, encoded by the coding sequence ATGCGCGATCTGTTGACAGCCGACGATACCACGCTGATCGACCTCAGCATCGGCCTCGAGGACGGGGTCGCGAGCGAACCCACACCACCGAAAATCGACGCCTTCGACCACGAGGCGGGCGCACAGCGACTCGCCGAGACTCTTCAGGCGCAAGGCTACGACGTGGCCGCCGAGGATTTCCCGGACGGCATGGGGCTGGCATGGGAGGACCTCGAGGTGATCCCCCACGCCGGCACCCACATGGACGCGCCCTGGCATTACGGCCCCGAAGTCGACGGCGAACCGGCGAAGACGATCGAGGAGATCCCCCTCGAGTGGTGTCGCGGGAGCGCGGTCGTCCTCGACTTCCGGCGGATGGAGCCCGGCGCGGAGATCGGCGTCGACGACCTCGAGGAGGCCCTCGACGACCTGGGTCACGAGCTCTCGCCGGGCGAGATCGTCCTGATCCAGACGGGAGCCGACGAGCTGTGGGGGCAGCCCGAGTACCTGACCGAGTTCCCCGGAATGGGAGCTGAGGGGACGAAATATCTCGTCGAGCAGGGGGTGAAGGTGATCGGGACGGACGCCTACGGGTTCGACAAGCCCTTCACCGCGATGGGCGAGCGCTACGTCGAGTCGGGGGACGAAGACGAGCTCTGGCCGGCACACTTCGCCGGCCGCGAGGTCGAGTACTGCCAGATCGAGAAGATGGCGAACTTAGACGCCTTGCCTCGGAAGACCGACGTACCGATCGTCGCCTTCCCCATCAAAATAGAGAACGCCAGCGGCGGCTGGGTGCGACCGGTTGCCGTTATCGACGACGAGACGGGAGGTGATCTCGCATGA
- a CDS encoding fumarylacetoacetate hydrolase family protein, whose translation MKLATFEVDTPVGPVERIGAVDESTASDDAPAGEATLVDLTAAYGAALAAEGEPAPADLARAHVPPEMIAFLERGDRAIDDAREAVEYAAETDRERGPGGAKLRYDPDEYRLLAPLPRPNSMRDCMAIEEHVQNSMDGEIADVWYELPVYYKGNADSVVAPGETVQWPDYSQIMDYELEIAAVIGKRGRDIPAAEAEEHIAGYTVFNDFSARDIQGKEMEGRLGPAKGKDFANGLGPYFVPREDIDVLSAPMTARIDGEVWSEGTVDEMYHSFAEIVEHISQSETLHPGDVIGSGTVGEGCGLELGQWLEDGDTVALTVEGIGTLEHTVVE comes from the coding sequence ATGAAACTCGCGACCTTCGAAGTCGACACCCCCGTGGGTCCCGTCGAACGAATCGGTGCCGTCGACGAATCGACCGCGTCGGACGACGCGCCGGCTGGCGAGGCGACCCTCGTCGATCTCACCGCCGCCTACGGCGCGGCCCTCGCAGCCGAGGGCGAACCCGCCCCCGCAGACCTCGCCCGCGCGCACGTCCCGCCGGAGATGATCGCCTTCTTGGAGCGCGGGGACCGGGCGATCGACGACGCGCGCGAAGCCGTCGAGTACGCGGCCGAGACCGACAGAGAGCGCGGCCCTGGCGGCGCGAAACTCCGGTACGACCCCGACGAGTACCGACTGCTCGCGCCGCTGCCGCGTCCGAACTCGATGCGCGACTGCATGGCCATCGAGGAGCACGTCCAGAACAGCATGGACGGCGAGATCGCGGACGTCTGGTACGAGCTGCCGGTCTACTACAAGGGCAACGCCGACAGCGTCGTCGCACCGGGCGAGACGGTCCAGTGGCCCGACTACTCACAGATTATGGACTACGAACTCGAGATCGCGGCCGTGATCGGCAAGCGCGGCCGCGACATCCCGGCCGCGGAGGCCGAGGAGCACATCGCCGGCTACACCGTGTTCAACGACTTCAGTGCCCGCGACATCCAAGGGAAGGAGATGGAGGGGCGGCTCGGTCCCGCGAAGGGCAAGGACTTCGCCAACGGGCTCGGCCCCTACTTCGTCCCCCGCGAGGACATCGACGTGCTCTCCGCCCCGATGACCGCCCGAATCGACGGCGAGGTCTGGTCCGAAGGCACTGTCGACGAGATGTACCACTCTTTCGCGGAGATCGTCGAGCACATCTCCCAGTCCGAGACGCTCCACCCCGGCGATGTCATCGGCAGCGGCACCGTCGGCGAGGGCTGCGGCCTCGAGCTCGGCCAATGGCTCGAGGACGGCGACACCGTCGCACTCACAGTCGAGGGGATCGGCACGCTCGAGCACACGGTCGTCGAGTAG